One window of Ralstonia pickettii DTP0602 genomic DNA carries:
- a CDS encoding sensor histidine kinase, producing the protein MNTSLWDSRFRRVLYRVVAGIIAFLALVLVGLLAGASANTEFFDRYFTLLFKVNLVIGALLVLTIGALALTLWLRYRRGKFGTRLMTKLAVFFGVVGVLPGVLIYLVSLQFVSRSIESWFDVRVETALEAGLNLGRSTIDSSLADLQVKARLMADQLSGSTGVATSLQLNRLREQYGIQEAAIFTGSGRVLATASSNYASLVPDLPSGVLAEQARLAGGFAAVEGGTDPSTDSGQGAERVDSSHLYRLRVIIPLGAAPTATQDMVEGASVPRAAPKSRWAGSGLSVERRPEESPSSGFGLVGETVREERYLQVLHPVPAVLARNADEVQRAYQEYQEKALGRTGLRKMYIGTLTLTLFLAVFIAVMLALLLGGQLARPLLMLLQGTKEVAEGDLSPKRELKSRDELGMLTQQFNQMTRQLAEARLAVEENRAALEQSKAYLESVLQNLTAGVLVFDRRFVLITANPGAERIFRQPFGAVLGLPVEQIPGMGPFGEIVRQAFSDQNTSEVLGGAEHWQKQIELPHGNAGIEEQPLTLLVRGARLPGGERDEPGYVVVFDDISDVISAQRSVAWGEVARRLAHEIKNPLTPIQLSAERLQMKLSPKLEGTDVDVLKRGAATIVNQVQAMKRMVDDFRDYARTPPAVLQSLQLNSLVAEVLHLYGIDDAAVHEHPVIHPTLGAGLPEIKGDPTQLRQVIHNLLQNAQDAATENVAAGRAAPHITLNTETVEYKDSAGENRQAVKLTIADNGPGFAPRILSRAFEPYVTTKAKGTGLGLAMVKKIIDEHGARIELRNRMEGAEIVGAQISILFVKLA; encoded by the coding sequence GACAGCCGGTTCCGGCGCGTGCTGTACCGCGTCGTGGCCGGGATCATCGCCTTCCTGGCGCTGGTGCTGGTGGGACTGCTGGCCGGCGCGTCGGCCAACACCGAATTCTTCGATCGCTATTTCACGCTGCTGTTCAAGGTGAACCTGGTGATCGGCGCGCTGCTGGTGCTGACCATTGGCGCGCTGGCGCTGACGCTGTGGCTGCGCTATCGCCGCGGCAAGTTCGGCACGCGGCTGATGACCAAGCTCGCCGTGTTCTTCGGCGTGGTGGGCGTGCTGCCGGGCGTGCTGATCTACCTGGTATCGCTGCAGTTCGTCTCGCGCAGCATCGAGTCCTGGTTCGACGTGCGCGTGGAAACCGCGCTCGAGGCGGGCCTGAACCTGGGCCGTTCCACCATCGACAGCTCGCTCGCCGACCTGCAGGTCAAGGCGCGACTGATGGCCGACCAGCTCTCCGGTTCCACCGGCGTAGCCACCTCGCTGCAGCTGAACCGGCTGCGCGAGCAGTACGGCATCCAGGAAGCCGCGATCTTCACCGGCAGCGGCCGCGTGCTGGCGACCGCGTCGAGCAACTATGCCTCGCTGGTGCCAGACCTGCCTTCGGGCGTGCTGGCCGAGCAGGCACGCCTGGCCGGCGGCTTCGCGGCGGTGGAGGGCGGCACCGACCCATCCACCGACAGCGGCCAGGGCGCCGAGCGCGTCGACAGCAGCCACTTGTACCGGCTGCGCGTGATCATCCCGCTGGGCGCGGCGCCGACCGCGACGCAGGACATGGTCGAGGGCGCCAGCGTGCCGCGCGCGGCACCGAAGTCGCGCTGGGCCGGCTCCGGCCTGTCGGTCGAGCGCCGACCGGAAGAATCGCCCTCCAGCGGCTTCGGCCTGGTCGGCGAGACCGTGCGCGAAGAGCGTTACTTGCAGGTGCTGCACCCGGTGCCGGCGGTGCTCGCGCGCAATGCCGACGAGGTCCAGCGCGCGTACCAGGAATACCAGGAAAAGGCGCTGGGCCGCACCGGCCTGCGCAAGATGTATATCGGCACGCTGACGCTGACGCTGTTCCTGGCGGTGTTTATCGCGGTGATGCTGGCGCTGCTGCTGGGCGGACAGCTGGCGCGGCCGCTGCTGATGCTGCTGCAAGGGACCAAGGAAGTGGCCGAGGGCGACCTCTCGCCCAAGCGCGAACTGAAGAGCCGCGATGAACTCGGCATGCTGACGCAGCAGTTCAACCAGATGACGCGACAGCTGGCCGAGGCGCGCCTGGCCGTCGAAGAAAACCGCGCCGCGCTGGAGCAGTCCAAGGCCTACCTGGAGAGCGTGCTGCAGAACCTGACCGCGGGCGTGCTGGTGTTCGACCGCCGTTTCGTGCTGATCACCGCCAATCCCGGCGCCGAGCGCATCTTCCGCCAGCCGTTTGGCGCGGTGCTGGGCCTGCCGGTGGAGCAGATCCCTGGCATGGGGCCCTTCGGCGAGATCGTGCGCCAGGCCTTCTCGGACCAGAACACCAGCGAGGTGCTGGGCGGCGCCGAACACTGGCAGAAGCAGATCGAACTGCCACACGGCAATGCAGGCATCGAGGAACAGCCGCTCACGCTGCTGGTGCGCGGCGCGCGCCTGCCCGGCGGCGAGCGCGACGAGCCCGGCTATGTGGTCGTGTTCGACGATATTTCCGATGTGATTTCCGCTCAACGCTCAGTGGCATGGGGCGAAGTGGCGCGGCGCCTCGCCCACGAGATCAAGAACCCGCTCACGCCGATCCAGCTCTCGGCCGAGCGGCTGCAGATGAAGCTCTCGCCCAAGCTGGAAGGCACCGACGTGGATGTGCTGAAGCGCGGCGCGGCCACGATCGTTAACCAGGTGCAGGCGATGAAGCGCATGGTCGATGACTTCCGCGACTACGCGCGCACGCCGCCGGCGGTGCTGCAATCGCTGCAGCTCAACAGCCTGGTGGCGGAGGTGCTGCACCTGTACGGCATCGACGATGCGGCGGTGCACGAGCACCCGGTGATCCATCCGACGCTGGGCGCGGGCCTGCCTGAAATCAAGGGTGATCCCACGCAACTGCGCCAGGTCATCCACAACCTGCTGCAGAACGCGCAGGATGCGGCCACGGAGAACGTGGCGGCGGGTAGGGCGGCGCCCCATATCACTCTGAACACCGAGACTGTAGAATACAAAGATTCTGCCGGCGAAAACCGGCAGGCCGTCAAGCTCACCATTGCGGACAATGGTCCCGGCTTTGCACCACGAATCCTGAGCCGTGCGTTCGAGCCCTATGTGACCACGAAAGCCAAGGGCACGGGTCTCGGGCTCGCGATGGTAAAAAAGATCATTGACGAACACGGTGCGCGCATCGAGCTGCGCAATCGCATGGAAGGTGCGGAGATCGTCGGTGCACAGATCTCGATCCTGTTCGTTAAGCTGGCATAG